Proteins co-encoded in one Acidobacteriota bacterium genomic window:
- a CDS encoding LacI family DNA-binding transcriptional regulator, translating to MKRRTKSAPPADTGKVGLKQVAARAGVSISSASRVLSGSRKVDDQTRDAVIAAAKALGFDLSKSQKEKSLAFLLCNRTMHDAFHSRILMGAEAACAEHGWEMIFLSFNYPPHVPWKELHLPRVVQRHDVVRAVLLAGTNSANLMELLTHKNVNFVTLGNNVLGTPPQLKPDMVYSDDVQGGYDMTRHLINSGHERIWYVGNLRLPWYARCYEGYEQAMKEAQLKPQISSIDSQDNAEIGYLGTKSILANDNATAIFCGSDFASHGVYRALRDSGLRIPEDVSVAGCNDTVGNWLYPGLTTIREFPEQIGKKMVEAALHRISSPNTPPQKIVIPTEFVRRDSCREFRNLKNY from the coding sequence ATGAAGCGCAGGACGAAGTCGGCCCCCCCCGCAGACACGGGTAAAGTTGGCCTTAAGCAGGTGGCTGCCCGCGCAGGCGTCAGTATTTCAAGTGCATCCCGGGTGCTCAGTGGCAGCCGTAAAGTCGACGATCAGACCAGGGATGCTGTCATCGCGGCTGCCAAAGCTCTCGGCTTCGATCTATCAAAATCACAAAAAGAAAAGTCGCTTGCATTCCTATTGTGCAATCGAACGATGCACGATGCCTTTCACTCGCGGATTCTGATGGGTGCGGAGGCTGCCTGTGCCGAACACGGATGGGAGATGATCTTTCTCTCCTTCAACTATCCGCCGCATGTGCCGTGGAAAGAACTGCATTTGCCTCGTGTCGTCCAACGACACGATGTGGTCCGTGCTGTTCTGCTGGCTGGAACGAACTCGGCCAACCTCATGGAACTGCTCACGCATAAGAATGTCAACTTTGTCACCTTAGGAAACAACGTCCTGGGGACGCCGCCGCAACTCAAGCCTGACATGGTCTACTCGGATGACGTTCAGGGCGGCTATGACATGACGCGTCACCTCATAAATAGCGGCCATGAGCGCATCTGGTATGTCGGGAATTTACGGCTTCCATGGTATGCGCGCTGCTATGAAGGATATGAGCAGGCGATGAAAGAGGCACAACTTAAACCTCAAATTTCATCGATCGATTCTCAGGATAATGCGGAGATCGGATATCTGGGGACCAAATCCATTCTGGCCAACGACAACGCAACAGCGATCTTCTGTGGAAGCGATTTTGCCTCACATGGCGTTTATCGTGCTCTGCGTGACAGTGGTCTTCGCATCCCTGAGGACGTGAGCGTCGCAGGTTGCAATGACACCGTAGGCAACTGGCTTTATCCAGGATTGACGACCATTCGGGAGTTCCCGGAACAGATTGGAAAGAAGATGGTGGAAGCAGCGCTTCATCGCATCTCCTCCCCGAATACGCCGCCGCAAAAGATTGTCATTCCAACGGAATTCGTTCGCAGGGACTCCTGCCGGGAGTTCCGAAACCTAAAGAATTACTGA
- a CDS encoding 6-phosphogluconolactonase: protein MTEHPEYELDTPQLKKRRDTPLKKSQLGTLRIESYVDNCGLGNAAADKAANEILRLARDRDSFGVVFATGASQLETLRHLRCRADLPWHKIIGFHMDEYVGMTPDHRASFRGYLRKELPQSKMKAFYELDGDSSNPDGTAERYAARLREVNPSLCLLGIGENGHLAFNDPWEADFADPRDVRLVNLDGACREQQYAEGWFGSFTDVPLRALTLTIPAIMRVPMLVASVPGERKAAIVKKVFEAPITPDCPATILRTHPNATLYLDTESSAEITSLLHE from the coding sequence ATTACTGAACACCCCGAGTACGAATTAGACACTCCTCAACTAAAAAAGCGAAGGGATACACCTTTGAAAAAGTCACAACTTGGCACTCTACGGATCGAATCATATGTCGACAATTGTGGATTGGGAAATGCCGCTGCCGACAAAGCAGCCAACGAGATTCTGCGCTTGGCCCGCGACCGGGACAGCTTCGGCGTTGTCTTCGCGACAGGCGCCTCGCAGCTGGAGACGCTGCGCCATCTTCGCTGTCGAGCTGATCTGCCATGGCACAAGATCATCGGCTTCCACATGGATGAATATGTCGGAATGACACCGGATCATCGCGCTTCTTTTCGAGGCTATCTTCGGAAGGAGCTTCCTCAGTCGAAGATGAAGGCCTTCTATGAACTTGACGGAGACTCTTCGAATCCCGATGGGACCGCGGAGCGATACGCCGCAAGACTTCGCGAGGTAAATCCTTCGCTCTGCCTTCTCGGCATTGGCGAGAACGGCCACCTCGCCTTCAACGATCCCTGGGAGGCTGACTTTGCTGACCCCAGAGACGTCCGTCTCGTAAATCTTGACGGTGCGTGTCGCGAACAGCAATACGCCGAAGGCTGGTTCGGCAGCTTCACCGATGTTCCTCTTCGCGCGCTCACCCTCACAATTCCCGCGATCATGCGAGTTCCCATGTTGGTCGCAAGTGTTCCTGGAGAGCGGAAAGCCGCAATCGTCAAAAAAGTCTTCGAGGCTCCGATCACCCCGGATTGTCCCGCAACCATCCTCCGCACGCATCCAAACGCTACGCTGTATCTCGACACTGAATCTTCAGCGGAGATCACCTCTCTACTCCACGAATAA
- a CDS encoding sugar phosphate isomerase/epimerase, with amino-acid sequence MRISRRSFLHTAAITAAGTPFHRALSAAPLIAPPAGCTFRMAVITDEISQDFGEACETASRQMGLGWVEIRTLWKKNITLLDAQEIAEAKTILKKHQLQVTNLGSPLFKVPWPYSDQADNKLGKLDRGSFENDFGFKQQDEVLERCIALCKQFDTDRIRCFDFLTLKDQKPYRDAINEKLRKAAERCEKHKVILVMENEESCNTQTAEQAVAVLKAVPNRNFMLNWDPANEAAVGGHPFPQGWSLLPKDRIGHVHCKDVVRKDGTYTWAPIGGGVMDWVGQFRALAAAGYHLGVSLETHWRGPGTKEEATQKSMEGLKSALRQAEIPCSRVLQL; translated from the coding sequence ATGCGTATTTCCAGACGATCGTTTCTTCATACCGCCGCTATCACCGCTGCCGGTACGCCCTTTCATCGAGCCTTGTCGGCCGCCCCTCTGATCGCTCCCCCTGCCGGATGCACCTTTCGCATGGCCGTCATCACCGATGAGATCTCCCAGGATTTCGGAGAAGCCTGCGAGACGGCCAGCAGGCAGATGGGGCTGGGATGGGTGGAAATTCGAACTCTCTGGAAAAAGAACATCACGCTTCTGGACGCTCAGGAGATTGCAGAGGCAAAGACGATCCTCAAAAAGCATCAACTCCAGGTCACCAATTTGGGCAGCCCCCTCTTCAAAGTTCCGTGGCCATACTCCGATCAGGCTGACAACAAACTTGGGAAATTAGACCGCGGATCTTTCGAGAATGACTTTGGCTTTAAGCAGCAGGATGAAGTTCTCGAGCGCTGCATCGCTCTGTGCAAGCAATTCGATACGGATCGTATTCGCTGCTTCGACTTTCTGACACTCAAGGATCAGAAACCCTACCGCGACGCCATCAATGAAAAACTGCGGAAAGCCGCCGAAAGGTGTGAAAAGCATAAAGTGATTCTCGTTATGGAAAACGAGGAAAGCTGCAACACCCAGACTGCAGAACAAGCTGTGGCAGTACTGAAGGCGGTTCCCAATCGGAACTTCATGTTGAACTGGGACCCCGCAAATGAAGCTGCCGTCGGCGGTCATCCTTTCCCTCAGGGATGGTCCTTGTTACCAAAAGATCGTATCGGCCACGTGCACTGCAAGGATGTGGTTCGCAAAGACGGAACCTACACCTGGGCGCCGATCGGTGGGGGCGTCATGGATTGGGTCGGACAGTTTCGCGCTCTCGCCGCTGCGGGCTATCACCTTGGCGTAAGCCTTGAGACCCATTGGCGTGGGCCTGGCACTAAGGAAGAAGCAACACAGAAAAGTATGGAAGGCCTCAAATCTGCACTTCGCCAAGCGGAGATTCCCTGTTCCCGCGTTCTCCAACTCTAA
- a CDS encoding Gfo/Idh/MocA family oxidoreductase encodes MKEISIGRRQFLSGIAAAATSQALPYRMLGQTNRILGANDRIRIGLIGAGSRGREDLRSALRQYNVECVAVADVFSLHREQMKHAYPSIDTYDDPRRLLDRKDIDAVINATPLHVHSKYFLDSLSAGKDLYCEKTMTWNIPEAEACLKAAKASKQIVQIGLQDSTSGSLLDAKDWIAKGLTGKITMVESWMSRNTKHDVGQWRRAIPKECTASNVNWKLFLDGRKLDTFDAEKFINWRLYWSFSGGNTAENMVHQLAWVIETMNLPLPKSATMTGGIFSVKDGREVPDTISVTIEYPNDFVFVWQSVFNNKFYGMGERFLGSDGTIEHLSGSNNMITGPADTSRDKKSEENAPGPVRYYPETLNNPNGTPMLGKNPGENHMAHWVARLRDRKQPAASVELGYQSALGVHMANLSYRQKRRITLEEALATPASSYLSH; translated from the coding sequence ATGAAAGAAATCAGTATCGGACGTCGTCAGTTTCTTTCCGGGATTGCCGCGGCAGCCACCAGCCAGGCTCTCCCTTATCGCATGCTCGGGCAAACCAACCGCATTCTGGGCGCCAACGATCGCATCCGTATCGGTCTCATCGGTGCCGGATCGCGCGGAAGGGAGGACTTGCGTAGCGCACTGCGTCAGTACAATGTCGAATGTGTCGCCGTCGCGGATGTCTTCTCGCTACATAGGGAGCAAATGAAGCATGCCTATCCCTCGATCGACACCTACGATGACCCTCGCCGCCTTCTTGACCGCAAGGATATCGACGCGGTCATCAATGCGACGCCGCTTCATGTCCACTCGAAGTACTTTCTCGATTCACTCTCGGCCGGTAAAGATCTCTATTGCGAAAAGACCATGACCTGGAATATTCCAGAGGCTGAGGCATGCCTGAAAGCCGCAAAGGCATCCAAGCAAATCGTGCAAATCGGGCTTCAGGATTCCACGTCCGGCTCGCTGCTCGATGCAAAGGATTGGATTGCAAAAGGCCTAACTGGCAAGATCACTATGGTTGAATCCTGGATGAGCCGCAACACAAAACATGATGTCGGGCAGTGGAGGCGCGCCATTCCAAAAGAGTGCACGGCCTCCAACGTAAATTGGAAGCTCTTTCTCGATGGCCGCAAGCTCGACACCTTCGACGCCGAAAAGTTCATCAACTGGCGACTGTACTGGAGCTTTTCCGGTGGGAATACCGCGGAAAACATGGTCCACCAGCTTGCATGGGTGATCGAAACCATGAATCTGCCTCTTCCCAAATCCGCAACCATGACGGGTGGAATCTTTTCCGTCAAGGATGGACGCGAGGTGCCGGATACGATCTCTGTCACAATCGAATACCCAAACGACTTTGTCTTTGTCTGGCAGTCCGTCTTCAACAATAAATTCTATGGAATGGGAGAGCGATTCCTTGGAAGCGATGGAACGATTGAGCACCTCAGTGGCTCGAATAATATGATCACGGGGCCTGCGGATACGAGCCGAGATAAAAAGAGCGAAGAAAACGCCCCTGGGCCAGTTCGCTACTATCCCGAGACGCTCAATAACCCCAATGGCACGCCGATGCTTGGCAAGAATCCTGGAGAGAATCATATGGCTCACTGGGTCGCTCGTCTCCGCGACCGCAAGCAGCCTGCGGCTTCTGTAGAGTTGGGCTACCAGTCTGCTCTCGGCGTGCATATGGCGAATCTGTCTTACCGGCAGAAGAGGCGCATCACTCTTGAAGAGGCACTTGCAACGCCGGCAAGCTCCTACCTTTCCCACTGA
- a CDS encoding putative N-acetylmannosamine-6-phosphate 2-epimerase — MDTILQSLRHKLIVSCQAFPNDPMEDTETLRRVARSAVLGGASGLRLNSAEHVRAIRQDTDLPIIAIEKSFEGGQLRITPDFASAAALAAAGANIIALDCTDREHKHGEPWREIVRRIHDELGLLVMADIATLHDGILAAEGNADIVAPTLHGYTEETKHSLGFHPELVTALARETGKPIIAEGNVSTPALACIALEAGAWSVVVGSAITRPGVITATFVKEMASFAQPKPSQYVVGIDIGGTAVKAAVVSADGAIQFAHDVPTQASQGRQAIVQALDTALGTIRAASDAGLDLAGIGVASAGAIDAKNGTVFAATDNLPGWVDFDIKQHLRGISSLPAYVENDAQAAALAEVRFGKASGLSNIVAVTIGTGIGGGVIVDGRLVRGTFGFAGTIGHQTIRFDGRECNCGRRGCLEAYVSTVALVEEYRKQKPGAFADQPAATAAREVSRLSIEGDIAARQAYSQLASYLAEGLANISNILDPDGIILSGGLIEGQAAFVREVQERAQSLIHFGNKRPPVILHSESGRYAGVLGAAVSAFHQIGKHASA, encoded by the coding sequence ATGGACACCATCCTGCAATCCCTTCGACACAAGTTAATCGTCTCCTGTCAGGCATTCCCCAATGACCCAATGGAAGACACGGAGACGCTGCGTCGCGTCGCACGGTCAGCGGTGCTTGGTGGGGCAAGTGGACTTCGGCTCAATAGCGCTGAACACGTGCGCGCTATCCGTCAGGACACCGATCTCCCGATCATCGCGATTGAAAAGAGCTTTGAGGGAGGACAACTGCGTATCACTCCGGACTTTGCCTCGGCGGCAGCATTAGCTGCGGCTGGAGCCAATATCATTGCCCTCGATTGCACCGACCGGGAGCATAAGCACGGCGAACCGTGGCGCGAGATCGTTCGCCGCATCCATGACGAATTGGGACTGCTCGTAATGGCCGATATTGCTACTCTGCACGACGGCATACTCGCGGCCGAAGGTAATGCGGACATAGTGGCCCCAACGCTTCACGGTTATACAGAAGAGACGAAACATTCACTGGGATTTCACCCCGAACTCGTTACTGCATTAGCGCGCGAAACCGGCAAACCCATCATCGCGGAAGGAAATGTCTCGACACCGGCGTTGGCTTGCATAGCTCTTGAGGCCGGCGCATGGAGTGTTGTGGTTGGCTCTGCCATCACACGCCCGGGCGTGATTACGGCAACATTTGTTAAGGAGATGGCCTCCTTTGCCCAGCCAAAACCATCGCAATACGTTGTTGGGATTGATATTGGCGGAACAGCCGTAAAGGCCGCAGTTGTCTCGGCCGATGGCGCAATTCAATTCGCACACGATGTTCCGACGCAGGCGAGCCAGGGACGCCAAGCGATTGTGCAAGCCCTGGATACCGCACTTGGAACCATACGAGCAGCGTCAGATGCGGGCCTCGATTTAGCAGGGATTGGCGTTGCAAGTGCCGGCGCAATCGATGCAAAAAACGGAACTGTCTTTGCAGCGACCGACAATCTCCCCGGATGGGTAGACTTTGACATCAAACAGCATCTTCGCGGCATATCCAGTCTCCCCGCGTACGTCGAAAACGATGCCCAGGCCGCCGCGTTGGCAGAGGTGCGCTTCGGCAAGGCTAGTGGGCTATCGAACATTGTCGCGGTTACGATCGGGACCGGAATAGGCGGAGGAGTCATCGTAGACGGCCGCCTGGTGCGTGGAACATTTGGCTTTGCGGGAACGATCGGCCATCAGACGATTCGTTTCGACGGACGCGAGTGCAATTGCGGCCGTCGTGGCTGCCTTGAGGCTTATGTCTCGACTGTTGCTCTGGTCGAAGAGTACCGCAAACAAAAGCCAGGCGCTTTCGCAGATCAACCTGCCGCAACCGCTGCACGAGAGGTCTCCAGGCTTTCGATAGAAGGCGACATCGCAGCGCGTCAGGCCTACTCTCAACTTGCCAGCTATCTTGCCGAAGGCCTGGCAAACATCTCCAACATTCTGGACCCCGATGGCATCATACTCTCCGGCGGTCTTATTGAAGGACAGGCAGCGTTTGTACGCGAGGTCCAAGAGCGGGCCCAGTCCCTCATCCATTTCGGCAACAAGCGACCGCCCGTCATACTTCACTCCGAATCAGGCAGGTATGCCGGCGTTCTTGGAGCTGCGGTGAGCGCATTCCATCAAATTGGAAAACATGCTTCAGCATAG
- a CDS encoding D-tagatose-bisphosphate aldolase, class II, non-catalytic subunit, whose amino-acid sequence MLLDILKNRKVPGSPKGIYSVCTAHPFAIRAAMRQAKSDSSPLLIEATSNQVNQFGGYTGMRPADFRRLVEGLAATEKFPIDHLILGGDHLGPNPWQHEPADRAMVFAEELIAEYAKAGFNKLHLDASMPCSDDPADLAAEVVAARSARLCAAAEKASDKKESLYVIGTEVPPPGGAKEAMESMHVTRVNDAEETLQLHRQAFRERGLDGALERVIAIVVQPGVEFNHDSVYEYRSEDSQALQGWLEQHPPLVFEAHSTDYQRPQAYRELVNDGFAILKVGPAVTFAMREALFALAEIEHQIIDQASQSQLMETVERVMVSSPANWKGHYHGGPEVQRLHRMFSYSDRIRYYWNEPEVRESVNRLLVNLRMHNIPETLLSAYMREQYHPLREGLVANDPLELMLHATQQALRPYAEACFPI is encoded by the coding sequence GTGCTTCTGGATATTTTAAAAAATCGCAAGGTTCCTGGCAGTCCAAAGGGCATCTATTCCGTTTGCACGGCTCATCCATTCGCGATTCGAGCAGCGATGAGACAGGCGAAGTCCGACTCCTCTCCGCTGCTCATTGAAGCGACATCGAATCAGGTGAATCAGTTTGGCGGCTACACAGGCATGCGTCCCGCAGACTTTCGGAGATTGGTTGAGGGCCTTGCCGCTACTGAAAAATTTCCGATCGATCACCTCATTCTCGGTGGAGATCATCTGGGCCCCAATCCATGGCAGCATGAACCTGCGGATCGAGCCATGGTATTTGCGGAAGAGTTGATCGCCGAATACGCAAAAGCCGGTTTCAACAAGCTGCATCTTGACGCCAGTATGCCTTGTTCCGACGATCCGGCGGATCTGGCCGCAGAGGTCGTTGCAGCCAGGTCTGCTCGTCTATGCGCCGCTGCGGAAAAGGCTTCAGACAAAAAAGAATCGCTCTACGTCATTGGAACCGAAGTGCCTCCGCCGGGTGGGGCAAAGGAGGCCATGGAATCAATGCACGTGACCCGTGTCAACGATGCTGAAGAAACACTGCAATTGCATCGGCAAGCATTCAGGGAACGAGGGTTGGACGGCGCATTGGAACGTGTCATTGCGATAGTCGTCCAGCCAGGCGTCGAATTCAACCACGATTCAGTCTACGAGTACCGGTCAGAAGATTCACAGGCGCTACAGGGATGGCTTGAGCAGCATCCTCCCCTGGTTTTTGAAGCGCACTCCACCGACTATCAAAGGCCGCAGGCATACAGGGAACTGGTCAACGACGGATTTGCAATCTTGAAGGTCGGCCCGGCGGTAACGTTTGCCATGCGCGAGGCGCTCTTTGCATTAGCTGAGATCGAACATCAGATCATTGATCAAGCCAGTCAATCGCAACTTATGGAAACGGTTGAAAGAGTAATGGTGTCGTCTCCAGCAAACTGGAAAGGCCATTATCATGGCGGTCCTGAAGTACAGCGCCTGCATCGTATGTTCAGCTACAGCGACCGCATCCGGTACTACTGGAATGAGCCGGAGGTGCGTGAATCGGTCAACAGGCTGCTAGTGAATCTACGAATGCACAATATCCCAGAGACCTTGTTGAGCGCGTACATGCGTGAGCAGTATCACCCGCTACGAGAGGGATTGGTAGCCAATGATCCGCTCGAACTGATGCTGCACGCAACGCAGCAAGCCTTGCGACCCTATGCTGAAGCATGTTTTCCAATTTGA
- a CDS encoding amidohydrolase family protein codes for MPGQQHSGDKFVDMVSATAEVDLRLSDFHPVSSLASSGHSISRSKFPAIDYHNHLDSTDPHEVLKIMDACGVQHIVNITMQVGDVACEIMDRFHNAAKGRFSSIGWMDWTGVNEKNFVQVTIERLKRLIDHGACAIKFWKDFGLTLKDVDGNLLRIDDDRFAPIFHACGELGLPVMFHTADPTAFFRPIDANNERYEELAAHPDWGFSDSPVPKRELLEQRNRVIARHSNVAFVGAHCAESGEDLAFLAEQLDALPNLSIDISARTPELGRQPYTARKLFLKYSDRILFGTDLLPSEEMYRQYFRFLETDDEYFEYPSHASRQGRWNIYGINLPDDVLQKVYRDNALKLMPHLP; via the coding sequence ATGCCAGGGCAGCAGCATTCAGGCGACAAGTTTGTCGATATGGTCAGTGCAACTGCAGAGGTCGACCTGCGTTTGAGCGATTTCCATCCGGTGTCTTCCCTCGCATCGAGTGGCCATTCCATATCCCGCTCGAAATTCCCAGCCATCGACTATCACAACCATCTCGACTCCACCGATCCGCATGAGGTTTTGAAGATTATGGATGCCTGTGGCGTCCAGCATATTGTGAACATTACGATGCAGGTGGGCGATGTTGCCTGCGAGATTATGGATCGCTTCCACAATGCGGCGAAGGGCCGTTTCTCATCCATTGGCTGGATGGATTGGACCGGGGTGAATGAAAAGAATTTTGTACAGGTGACGATCGAACGCCTTAAGCGGCTCATCGATCACGGAGCCTGTGCAATAAAGTTCTGGAAAGACTTCGGACTCACGTTGAAAGACGTCGATGGAAATCTTTTGCGCATTGATGATGATCGGTTTGCCCCCATCTTCCATGCGTGCGGTGAACTCGGTCTGCCCGTGATGTTCCACACGGCCGATCCCACTGCTTTTTTCCGGCCGATTGATGCGAACAATGAACGATATGAGGAACTGGCGGCGCACCCTGATTGGGGTTTCAGCGACTCGCCCGTTCCGAAGCGCGAACTTCTGGAGCAGCGCAACCGTGTGATTGCGCGACATTCCAATGTTGCATTTGTGGGGGCGCACTGCGCCGAAAGCGGCGAAGATCTCGCATTTCTCGCAGAGCAACTCGATGCGTTGCCGAATCTATCCATTGACATCAGCGCGAGGACGCCTGAGCTTGGCCGCCAGCCCTATACTGCGCGCAAATTGTTTCTAAAATACTCCGATCGGATTCTCTTCGGCACCGACCTTCTGCCCTCTGAAGAGATGTATCGTCAGTATTTTCGTTTTCTTGAGACGGACGATGAGTATTTCGAATATCCCTCCCATGCGTCACGACAGGGAAGGTGGAATATCTATGGAATCAATCTTCCAGACGATGTGCTCCAGAAGGTCTATAGAGATAACGCCCTTAAATTAATGCCGCATCTGCCCTGA
- a CDS encoding carbohydrate kinase family protein, whose translation MFDVTIAGDINLDLILYGVDRGMPVEREIIASDFQMTLGGSAAIVAHNLAALDSQVGFIGKLGTDDLGEIALQRLLEIGVDTRCCVRNSGATQTGVTILLHHGTSRHILTYLGTMAEMTVADLNIDYLSDSKHFHISSFFLQKNLQRTLPALCRELRRRGLTVSLDTNDDPDDTWGDQFRAMLPCVDILLPNEEEAKKMSRKDNLQEAVAWLNEQVPIVVVKCGAQGALLKTSSLLLEIPPLAVSPVDTIGAGDSFNAGFLSQFVKGQNLEDCVAVGNTAAALSTLRSGGTEAFRDREFMQSFLSKSL comes from the coding sequence GTGTTTGATGTAACCATTGCAGGCGATATCAATCTCGATCTAATTCTCTATGGTGTCGACCGGGGCATGCCGGTCGAACGCGAGATCATCGCCAGCGATTTTCAGATGACGCTGGGAGGTTCTGCTGCAATCGTTGCCCACAACCTCGCAGCCCTGGACTCACAGGTAGGGTTCATCGGGAAACTCGGTACAGACGATCTGGGCGAGATCGCACTGCAAAGACTGCTAGAGATCGGCGTAGACACTCGCTGTTGTGTCCGGAATAGTGGAGCCACACAAACAGGAGTAACCATACTTCTGCATCACGGCACAAGCAGGCACATTCTCACCTATCTCGGCACTATGGCGGAGATGACTGTTGCCGACCTGAATATCGACTATCTCTCCGATTCGAAACACTTTCATATCTCGTCCTTTTTTCTGCAGAAGAACCTGCAACGCACCCTTCCCGCTCTCTGTAGAGAGCTTCGACGTCGTGGATTGACAGTCTCCCTCGATACCAACGATGATCCCGATGACACGTGGGGAGACCAGTTTCGAGCAATGCTCCCTTGCGTAGACATACTGCTTCCCAATGAAGAAGAAGCTAAAAAGATGTCCCGCAAGGACAATCTTCAGGAAGCTGTGGCCTGGCTAAACGAGCAGGTCCCGATCGTTGTTGTGAAGTGCGGGGCACAAGGTGCGCTGCTTAAAACGTCCAGCCTCCTTCTCGAGATTCCACCGCTTGCCGTCTCCCCTGTGGATACCATAGGCGCCGGAGACAGTTTCAACGCGGGTTTTCTCTCACAGTTTGTAAAAGGTCAAAATCTCGAAGACTGTGTTGCAGTGGGAAATACCGCTGCGGCCCTGTCCACACTTCGCTCAGGGGGTACAGAGGCGTTTCGAGACCGTGAGTTCATGCAATCGTTTCTTTCAAAATCTCTATAG
- a CDS encoding Gfo/Idh/MocA family oxidoreductase: MTINRREFLAGTAASLAQATATPAKAAAASQSMADVPYERKDPRIAFIGVGGRGTSLLKNVLAADGKVVAICDIAEDHATRAQKLITAANQPSPELYTRGDHDYERLVQRDDVDLVIIATPWIWHAPMAVAAMEHGKHACIEVPGVRTLEECWQIVHTSEKTRRHCTMLENCCYGYNETLILRMAQQGKFGDLLWGEGAYLHDLRQELFSNAGEGLWRRKEHTLRNGNLYPTHGLGPVANYMGINRGDSFGYIVSMSTIERGFSEYRKEHVPAGDPKWSERYKEGDFNISLIKTAKGRTITVKHDTSNPMVYSRVNTVAGTKGLFMDYPPRIYFDGQPGGEAWTTLDGFKSFEHPLWSKMGDIAKKLGGHGGMDFIMLYRLLERFRNGEAPDMDVYDAAFWSSVGPLSINSIAQGSSPQNFPEFLPGAGKNRKDSPVGQ, translated from the coding sequence ATGACGATCAATCGCAGGGAGTTTCTTGCAGGAACCGCCGCAAGCCTGGCACAGGCAACGGCAACACCTGCCAAGGCAGCGGCAGCTTCCCAGTCCATGGCTGATGTTCCTTACGAGCGCAAAGACCCGCGAATTGCCTTTATTGGTGTCGGTGGCCGCGGCACATCACTGCTTAAAAATGTTCTTGCGGCCGATGGGAAGGTTGTCGCAATCTGCGATATCGCAGAAGATCACGCTACACGAGCACAGAAGCTTATCACCGCCGCCAACCAGCCGTCTCCGGAGCTTTACACGCGCGGTGACCACGATTACGAACGGCTAGTTCAACGCGACGATGTCGATCTGGTTATTATTGCGACTCCTTGGATTTGGCATGCGCCCATGGCAGTTGCCGCGATGGAGCATGGAAAACATGCCTGCATTGAAGTTCCGGGCGTAAGAACGCTCGAAGAGTGCTGGCAGATCGTTCATACCAGCGAAAAGACACGCCGCCATTGCACAATGCTTGAGAACTGTTGCTATGGGTATAACGAAACTCTCATTCTCCGCATGGCCCAGCAGGGCAAGTTTGGCGATCTGCTATGGGGCGAAGGAGCTTATCTGCACGATCTTCGCCAGGAGCTCTTCAGCAACGCCGGTGAAGGCCTGTGGCGACGCAAGGAACATACGCTTCGCAACGGCAACCTGTACCCCACCCACGGTCTAGGGCCTGTTGCCAACTATATGGGCATCAACCGTGGCGATTCATTCGGCTACATCGTCTCCATGAGCACCATCGAGCGAGGATTCAGCGAATATCGCAAAGAGCATGTTCCCGCTGGCGACCCAAAGTGGAGCGAACGCTACAAAGAAGGAGACTTCAACATATCGCTGATTAAAACGGCGAAGGGGCGCACGATCACGGTAAAGCACGACACTTCAAACCCCATGGTATATAGCCGCGTAAACACGGTCGCCGGCACAAAAGGCCTTTTTATGGATTATCCGCCGCGCATCTACTTCGACGGTCAGCCCGGCGGGGAGGCATGGACGACGCTCGACGGCTTCAAATCCTTCGAACATCCTCTCTGGAGCAAGATGGGAGATATCGCCAAGAAACTGGGCGGCCACGGAGGCATGGATTTCATCATGCTCTATCGCCTGCTGGAACGGTTTCGCAATGGCGAAGCTCCCGATATGGATGTTTACGATGCCGCTTTCTGGTCGAGCGTAGGACCGCTCAGCATCAACAGCATTGCGCAAGGCAGTTCGCCGCAAAACTTCCCGGAGTTCCTTCCAGGAGCAGGCAAAAACCGTAAGGATTCCCCTGTAGGTCAATAA